In Posidoniimonas polymericola, one genomic interval encodes:
- a CDS encoding type II secretion system protein, with protein MNHLHRRNSAFTLVELVIVVLILGILAAVAAPRMFDTAGDARTNATRHSLTIVRDAIQLYRAQNNALPGEAGTEADLVADLATMLNGPFPQASVGNVGSTVRIQTSGAALSASGSESWAYDNTTGDFIVNNAVGATW; from the coding sequence ATGAACCATCTGCACCGCCGGAACTCGGCGTTCACGCTCGTTGAACTGGTTATCGTCGTGCTGATCCTCGGCATCCTGGCGGCCGTGGCCGCGCCGCGGATGTTCGACACCGCCGGCGACGCCCGCACCAACGCCACGCGGCACTCGCTGACCATCGTGCGAGACGCGATCCAGCTGTACCGGGCGCAGAACAACGCCCTGCCGGGCGAGGCGGGCACCGAGGCCGACTTGGTGGCCGACCTCGCCACGATGCTCAACGGCCCGTTCCCCCAGGCCTCCGTGGGCAACGTCGGCTCGACGGTCCGCATCCAGACCTCCGGCGCCGCGCTCTCTGCGAGCGGCAGCGAGAGCTGGGCCTACGATAACACCACAGGCGACTTTATTGTCAACAACGCGGTTGGCGCTACCTGGTAG